DNA sequence from the Amycolatopsis sp. Hca4 genome:
CGGCGACAGCTTGTACCGCTGCAGCGTCCGGAGCACCGTGAGCGCCGGCCTGGCCGGCAGCGACACGACCCGCTTGCCGTGGCCGGCCGCGTCGAGCACGCACTGGAAGTCCTCGCGGATGGTGCCGAAGTCGGCGGCGCCGAGGTTGTAGGTGTCGTCGGCGATCGCCCGCTCGGCGCCGAGGGTGGTGACGACGGCGTCCACGAGGTCGCCGACGCCGAACATCTGGATCCGCACGTCGCCGCGGCCGAGCACCGGGAAGTTGTGGCCTTCGGCCGCCCACTCGAACAGCATCGCGAACAGGCCCATCCGGCCCGGACCCAGGAACGTCTTGGGCCGCAGCACCGCCACGCACAGCCCGTCGCTGCGGAAGGCTTCGCAGACCTCTTCGGCCGCCGTCTTGGCGCGGCTGTAGGGATCGACCGGGCGGCGCGGGTAGGACTCGGGGGTCGGGACGACGTCCGGCAGGCCGTAGACGGCGGTCGAGGAGATGTGCACGACCCGCGGCACCGCCCGGTCGCGGCTCGCCCGCAGCACGTTGCGGGTGCCGTCGACGATGACCGAGCGGATCTCGTCGTCGGCGTAGCTGGGCAGCGCGGCTGCGCAGTGCACCACGGCGTCGACGCCGTCGGCGGCCCGGTCGAGCAGCGCGGGATCGCGGATGTCGCCGCGGACCTCGGTGACCCCGGCCACGGGTTCCCGCGGCGGGTTCAGGTCGAC
Encoded proteins:
- a CDS encoding NAD(P)-dependent oxidoreductase is translated as MSRVLVTGSSGMLGGNLVRRLRADGAEVVGVDLNPPREPVAGVTEVRGDIRDPALLDRAADGVDAVVHCAAALPSYADDEIRSVIVDGTRNVLRASRDRAVPRVVHISSTAVYGLPDVVPTPESYPRRPVDPYSRAKTAAEEVCEAFRSDGLCVAVLRPKTFLGPGRMGLFAMLFEWAAEGHNFPVLGRGDVRIQMFGVGDLVDAVVTTLGAERAIADDTYNLGAADFGTIREDFQCVLDAAGHGKRVVSLPARPALTVLRTLQRYKLSPVYGRLLHKLMADSYVSIDKARERLGFVPRLSNRQAILDTYRWWCTQRGPSRKPAAGAGRTSRDPWNQGALGLVKALF